In Humulus lupulus chromosome 6, drHumLupu1.1, whole genome shotgun sequence, a single genomic region encodes these proteins:
- the LOC133783292 gene encoding putative disease resistance protein At3g14460, which yields MALPVCNFPSLKCIDITSCNELVTVFPASAHVDSTYPRLKKLFIRGCPRVESFSEMGLLPITLKTLSIESCDMLIENRMRWNLQRNSSLKQLEIIECGGVVDSFPEEWLLPPTLRILSIKFCSNLKVLNGKSFQHLTSLQELNLHYLEKLECLPNEGLPQTLTSLDIDGCALLISQKGVW from the coding sequence ATGGCATTACCTGTTTGCAATTTTCCATCTTTGAAATGTATTGACATTACATCTTGCAATGAATTGGTGACTGTATTTCCAGCAAGTGCACATGTTGACTCTACATACCCTCGCCTTAAAAAGTTGTTCATAAGGGGATGTCCAAGGGTTGAGTCATTTTCAGAAATGGGATTATTGCCCATTACTTTGAAAACTCTGTCCATTGAGTCATGCGATATGCTCATTGAAAATCGCATGAGATGGAATTTACAAAGAAACTCTTCACTGAAACAGTTAGAAATTATAGAATGTGGTGGAGTGGTAGATTCTTTTCCAGAGGAGTGGTTGCTTCCACCAACTTTAAGAATTCTCTCAATCAAATTTTGTTCGAACCTTAAAGTTCTAAATGGAAAAAGCTTTCAGCACCTAACCTCTCTTCAAGAATTGAATCTTCATTACTTGGAAAAATTAGAGTGCTTACCAAATGAAGGACTGCCCCAGACTCTTACTTCTCTGG